The Accipiter gentilis chromosome 19, bAccGen1.1, whole genome shotgun sequence genome has a window encoding:
- the APBB1 gene encoding amyloid beta precursor protein binding family B member 1 isoform X2, with the protein MCSTDYFVAIVLLDTRPDSFWTRNSFETDSDLPAGWMRVQDTSGTYYWHIPTGTTQWEPPSGLARGSAPGSPGNTPSEEPPLAWTGFTPAERFGEGDFWKDPAAEEVDDELGAQDEELPSPGRASPSVGAALAEEDKPGSKRFAVRSLGWVEMSEDELAPGRSSIAVNNCIRQLSLHQRGPSGAWGEGRAMLLLLENQTLKLVDPQDQALLHAQPVASIRVWGVGRDSGRDFAYVARDQLTQMLKCHVFRCESPAKNIATSLHEVCSQIMVERRSARALANGLSMDPSRLVEIPFQVEFPAPKSEVVQKFPVCYLGCVPVAKPVGMDVINAALEAALATSSKEHWTPIVVNVAPATLTITHEQTEAVLCECRVRFLSFMGVGRDVRSFAFIMASAPGAFRCHMVWCEPNAAGLSEALQAACMLRYQKCLDARPQASSSCLPAPPADSVARRVGSSVRRGVQTLLGSLKPKRLGAQTP; encoded by the exons ATGTGCAGCACGGACTACTTCGTGGCCATCGTCCTGCTGGACACGCGCCCAG ACTCCTTCTGGACCCGCAACTCCTTCGAGACGGACTCGGACCTGCCTGCAGGATGGATGCGGGTGCAGGACACCTCAGGCACCTACTACTGGCACATCCCCACCGGCACCACGCAGTgggagcccccctcggggctggcCCGTGGCTCGGCCCCCGGCTCCCCTGGCAACACCCCCTCCGAGGAACCACCG CTCGCCTGGACGGGCTTCACCCCGGCTGAGCGCTTTGGCGAGGGAGATTTCTGGAAG gacCCCGCAGCAGAGGAGGTGGATGATGAGCTGGGAGCGCAGGATGAGGAGCTGCCATCACCGGGCCGGGCCTCGCCGAGCGTGGG CGCTGCCCTGGCCGAGGAGGACAAGCCAGGCTCCAAG CGCTTCGCTGTGCGCTCGCTGGGCTGGGTGGAGATGAGTGAGGACGAGTTGGCACCAGGCCGGAGCAGCATAGCTGTCAACAACTGCATCCGCCAGCTCTCCCTGCACCAGCGTGGCCCCTCTGGTGCTTGGGGGGAG GGCCGggcgatgctgctgctgctggagaatcAGACACTGAAGCTGGTGGACccgcaggatcaggccctgctgCATGCGCAGCCCGTGGCCAGCATCCGTGTCTGGGGCGTGGGGCgtgacagcggcag GGACTTCGCCTACGTGGCCCGGGACCAGCTGACACAGATGCTCAAGTGCCATGTCTTCCGCTGCGAGAGCCCCGCCAAGAACATCGCCACCAGCCTGCACGAGGTCTGCTCCCAG ATTATGGTGGAACGTCGAAGTGCCCGGGCACTGGCTAATGGCCTCTCCATGGACCCCTCCAGGCTGGTGGAGATCCCCTTCCAGG TGGAGTTCCCGGCGCCCAAGAGCGAGGTGGTGCAGAAGTTCCCGGTGTGCTACCTGGGCTGTGTGCCCGTCGCTAAGCCTgtgg GCATGGATGTCATCAATGCGGCACTGGAGGCAGCACTGGCCACCAGCAGCAAGGAGCACTGGACCCCCATCGTGGTCAACGTGGCACCCGCCACCCTCACCATCACCCACGAGCAG ACGGAGGCGGTGCTGTGCGAGTGCCGTGTGCGGTTCCTGTCCTTCATGGGGGTGGGCCGGGACGTGCGCTCCTTCGCCTTCATCATGGCCAGTGCCCCGGGCGCCTTCCGCTGCCACATGGTCTGGTGCGAGCCCAACGCCGCGGGGCTGAGCGAGGCGCTGCAGGCCGCCTGCATG ctgcGCTACCAGAAGTGCCTGGACGCCCGGCCCCAggcctccagctcctgcctgcctgcaccacCTGCTGACTCAGTGGCTCGCCGGGTGGGCTCCTCCGTCCGCAGGGGTGTGCAGACCCTGCTGGGCAGCCTGAAGCCCAAGCGCCTGGGGGCCCAGACGCCATGA
- the APBB1 gene encoding amyloid beta precursor protein binding family B member 1 isoform X1, whose product MSGSLSKRSDLANDNSRLGLSLGLQAPPEPGQLLRPKGPLGSPQGPRLYGSTELQGGGGPPAPAGEEPANAKWVKDGQNQLRRAAERDQNRNELGPPPEELEVSARNARNAGGGALPLLIDLRGTEEDEEEEEDEEEEEEEGDGDSTPVQSDPMTAESEQSGERVPREHGRSASLLFGVRSGTASDEDSSWATLSQGSPAGSSPDDADSFWTRNSFETDSDLPAGWMRVQDTSGTYYWHIPTGTTQWEPPSGLARGSAPGSPGNTPSEEPPLAWTGFTPAERFGEGDFWKDPAAEEVDDELGAQDEELPSPGRASPSVGAALAEEDKPGSKRFAVRSLGWVEMSEDELAPGRSSIAVNNCIRQLSLHQRGPSGAWGEGRAMLLLLENQTLKLVDPQDQALLHAQPVASIRVWGVGRDSGRDFAYVARDQLTQMLKCHVFRCESPAKNIATSLHEVCSQIMVERRSARALANGLSMDPSRLVEIPFQVEFPAPKSEVVQKFPVCYLGCVPVAKPVGMDVINAALEAALATSSKEHWTPIVVNVAPATLTITHEQTEAVLCECRVRFLSFMGVGRDVRSFAFIMASAPGAFRCHMVWCEPNAAGLSEALQAACMLRYQKCLDARPQASSSCLPAPPADSVARRVGSSVRRGVQTLLGSLKPKRLGAQTP is encoded by the exons ATGTCGGGGTCCCTGAGCAAGCGGAGCGACCTGGCCAACGACAACAGCCGCCTGGGGCTGAGCCTGGGGCTGCAGGCCCCCCCCGAGCCCGGGCAGCTGCTGCGCCCCAAGGGCCCCCTCGGCTCCCCCCAGGGCCCCCGCCTCTATGGCAGCACGGagctgcagggtgggggggggccgcCCGCCCCAGCCGGCGAGGAGCCGGCCAATGCCAAGTGGGTGAAGGACGGGCAGAACCAGCTGCGCCGGGCGGCCGAGCGGGACCAGAATCGCAACGAGCTGGGGCCCCCCCCCGAGGAGCTGGAGGTCTCGGCCCGCAACGCCCGCAATGCCGGTGGGGGGGCCCTGCCCCTGCTCATCGACCTGCGGGGCAccgaggaggacgaggaggaggaggaggacgaggaggaggaagaggaggaaggggacggGGACTCCACGCCAGTGCAGAGTGACCCCATGACGGCCGAGTCGGAGCAGAGTGGGGAGCGGGTGCCCCGCGAGCACGGCCGCAGTGCCAGCCTGCTCTTCGGGGTGCGCAGCGGCACCGCCAGCGACGAGGACTCCAGCTGGGCCACGCTCAGCCAGGGCAGCCCTGCCGGCAGCTCCCCCGACGATGCAG ACTCCTTCTGGACCCGCAACTCCTTCGAGACGGACTCGGACCTGCCTGCAGGATGGATGCGGGTGCAGGACACCTCAGGCACCTACTACTGGCACATCCCCACCGGCACCACGCAGTgggagcccccctcggggctggcCCGTGGCTCGGCCCCCGGCTCCCCTGGCAACACCCCCTCCGAGGAACCACCG CTCGCCTGGACGGGCTTCACCCCGGCTGAGCGCTTTGGCGAGGGAGATTTCTGGAAG gacCCCGCAGCAGAGGAGGTGGATGATGAGCTGGGAGCGCAGGATGAGGAGCTGCCATCACCGGGCCGGGCCTCGCCGAGCGTGGG CGCTGCCCTGGCCGAGGAGGACAAGCCAGGCTCCAAG CGCTTCGCTGTGCGCTCGCTGGGCTGGGTGGAGATGAGTGAGGACGAGTTGGCACCAGGCCGGAGCAGCATAGCTGTCAACAACTGCATCCGCCAGCTCTCCCTGCACCAGCGTGGCCCCTCTGGTGCTTGGGGGGAG GGCCGggcgatgctgctgctgctggagaatcAGACACTGAAGCTGGTGGACccgcaggatcaggccctgctgCATGCGCAGCCCGTGGCCAGCATCCGTGTCTGGGGCGTGGGGCgtgacagcggcag GGACTTCGCCTACGTGGCCCGGGACCAGCTGACACAGATGCTCAAGTGCCATGTCTTCCGCTGCGAGAGCCCCGCCAAGAACATCGCCACCAGCCTGCACGAGGTCTGCTCCCAG ATTATGGTGGAACGTCGAAGTGCCCGGGCACTGGCTAATGGCCTCTCCATGGACCCCTCCAGGCTGGTGGAGATCCCCTTCCAGG TGGAGTTCCCGGCGCCCAAGAGCGAGGTGGTGCAGAAGTTCCCGGTGTGCTACCTGGGCTGTGTGCCCGTCGCTAAGCCTgtgg GCATGGATGTCATCAATGCGGCACTGGAGGCAGCACTGGCCACCAGCAGCAAGGAGCACTGGACCCCCATCGTGGTCAACGTGGCACCCGCCACCCTCACCATCACCCACGAGCAG ACGGAGGCGGTGCTGTGCGAGTGCCGTGTGCGGTTCCTGTCCTTCATGGGGGTGGGCCGGGACGTGCGCTCCTTCGCCTTCATCATGGCCAGTGCCCCGGGCGCCTTCCGCTGCCACATGGTCTGGTGCGAGCCCAACGCCGCGGGGCTGAGCGAGGCGCTGCAGGCCGCCTGCATG ctgcGCTACCAGAAGTGCCTGGACGCCCGGCCCCAggcctccagctcctgcctgcctgcaccacCTGCTGACTCAGTGGCTCGCCGGGTGGGCTCCTCCGTCCGCAGGGGTGTGCAGACCCTGCTGGGCAGCCTGAAGCCCAAGCGCCTGGGGGCCCAGACGCCATGA
- the APBB1 gene encoding amyloid beta precursor protein binding family B member 1 isoform X3 produces MLKCHVFRCESPAKNIATSLHEVCSQIMVERRSARALANGLSMDPSRLVEIPFQVEFPAPKSEVVQKFPVCYLGCVPVAKPVGMDVINAALEAALATSSKEHWTPIVVNVAPATLTITHEQTEAVLCECRVRFLSFMGVGRDVRSFAFIMASAPGAFRCHMVWCEPNAAGLSEALQAACMLRYQKCLDARPQASSSCLPAPPADSVARRVGSSVRRGVQTLLGSLKPKRLGAQTP; encoded by the exons ATGCTCAAGTGCCATGTCTTCCGCTGCGAGAGCCCCGCCAAGAACATCGCCACCAGCCTGCACGAGGTCTGCTCCCAG ATTATGGTGGAACGTCGAAGTGCCCGGGCACTGGCTAATGGCCTCTCCATGGACCCCTCCAGGCTGGTGGAGATCCCCTTCCAGG TGGAGTTCCCGGCGCCCAAGAGCGAGGTGGTGCAGAAGTTCCCGGTGTGCTACCTGGGCTGTGTGCCCGTCGCTAAGCCTgtgg GCATGGATGTCATCAATGCGGCACTGGAGGCAGCACTGGCCACCAGCAGCAAGGAGCACTGGACCCCCATCGTGGTCAACGTGGCACCCGCCACCCTCACCATCACCCACGAGCAG ACGGAGGCGGTGCTGTGCGAGTGCCGTGTGCGGTTCCTGTCCTTCATGGGGGTGGGCCGGGACGTGCGCTCCTTCGCCTTCATCATGGCCAGTGCCCCGGGCGCCTTCCGCTGCCACATGGTCTGGTGCGAGCCCAACGCCGCGGGGCTGAGCGAGGCGCTGCAGGCCGCCTGCATG ctgcGCTACCAGAAGTGCCTGGACGCCCGGCCCCAggcctccagctcctgcctgcctgcaccacCTGCTGACTCAGTGGCTCGCCGGGTGGGCTCCTCCGTCCGCAGGGGTGTGCAGACCCTGCTGGGCAGCCTGAAGCCCAAGCGCCTGGGGGCCCAGACGCCATGA